In Vigna unguiculata cultivar IT97K-499-35 chromosome 3, ASM411807v1, whole genome shotgun sequence, a single genomic region encodes these proteins:
- the LOC114179061 gene encoding pollen receptor-like kinase 1, with product MALSGRHCWIIFLVFQAPFFLLSHAASDLELLLKMKESLENYGSSLDSWNSTTPPCTDGHANWRGILCYQGKVWGVKLENIGLQGLIDIDALKALPYLRTLSFMNNSLEGSWPEIHHLVGLKSIYLSNNKFSGEIPYRAFEGLKWLKKIYLSNNQFSGYVPTSLTILPRLIELRLDGNEFTGQIPRFHPLNRLRLFNVANNQLQGQIPSTVNRMPASSFAGNERLCGAPLESCTPKPSTASMVVALVVVCVAVLVIGIVVLIIHRKKNGPCQAKLGSPPSSMDKGRLRDVGDESRRSTRSMSPSDSRRADHLRLSFLRDDREMFDLQELLRASAEILGSGCFSSSYKAALVNGPTIVVKRFKQMNNVGKEEFQEHMKRLGRLSHPNLLPPVAYYYRREEKLLVTDYVHNGSLAVRLHGHQSLGEPSLEWPIRLKIVKGIAKGLEYLYRDMPSLIAPHGNLKSSNVLLSESFEPLLTDYGLVPVINQELAQDIMVIYKSPEYLQQGRITKKTDVWCLGILILEILTGKFPANFLQKGKGSEVSLASWVDSVVPEEWTNAVFDQEMGATKNSEGEMGKLLKIALNCCEADVDKRWDLKEAVVKILEVKPRDDDQENLLISYDSDAELISST from the exons ATGGCACTGAGTGGTAGGCATTGCTGGATCATCTTCCTCGTTTTTCAAGCacccttctttcttctctctcatgCCGCTTCTGACTTAGAATTGCTCCTCAAAATGAAAGAAAGCTTGGAAAACTACGGTTCCTCCTTGGACTCCTGGAACTCTACCACTCCTCCTTGCACCGATGGCCATGCCAACTGGCGTGGCATTCTTTGCTACCAAGGAAAAGTTTGGGGCGTGAAGCTTGAGAACATAGGGCTCCAAGGCCTCATTGACATAGATGCTCTTAAGGCCTTGCCTTACCTAAGAACCTTGAGTTTCATGAACAATAGTTTGGAGGGTTCATGGCCCGAAATTCACCACTTGGTTGGTCTCAAATCTATTTACCTTTCCAATAACAAGTTTTCTGGGGAGATTCCTTATAGAGCCTTCGAGGGGTTGAAGTGGTTGAAGAAAATTTATCTCTCCAACAACCAGTTCTCCGGTTACGTTCCAACTTCGCTCACCATTTTGCCCAGACTCATAGAGCTGAGGTTGGACGGGAATGAGTTCACTGGTCAGATTCCCCGTTTTCATCCCCTCAACAGATTGAGATTGTTTAATGTTGCTAATAATCAGTTGCAGGGTCAGATTCCTTCTACCGTTAATAGAATGCCGGCTTCTTCCTTTGCTG GTAATGAAAGGTTATGTGGTGCCCCATTGGAGTCATGCACACCGAAGCCCTCCACTGCGAGCATGGTTGTGGCATTGGTGGTTGTTTGCGTGGCGGTGCTTGTGATTGGAATAGTGGTGCTCATCATTCACAGAAAAAAGAACGGACCGTGTCAAGCGAAATTGGGGAGTCCACCCAGCAGCATGGACAAAGGGCGTCTGAGGGACGTGGGTGATGAGAGCCGCAGGTCCACAAGGTCAATGAGTCCCTCAGACAGCAGAAGAGCTGATCACTTGAGACTCTCTTTTCTGAGAGATGACAGAGAAATGTTTGACCTGCAAGAGTTGCTGAGAGCTTCTGCTGAGATTTTGGGAAGTGGCTGCTTCAGCTCTTCATACAAGGCTGCTTTGGTGAATGGGCCAACAATAGTGGTGAAGAGGTTCAAGCAGATGAACAATGTGGGGAAGGAAGAGTTCCAAGAGCACATGAAAAGGCTAGGAAGGTTGAGTCATCCTAACTTGCTTCCTCCTGTGGCTTACTATTACAGAAGGGAAGAGAAGCTCTTGGTCACAGACTATGTTCACAATGGCAGTCTCGCTGTTCGCCTTCATG GACACCAATCCCTGGGAGAACCAAGCCTTGAGTGGCCAATCCGGTTGAAGATTGTGAAAGGCATAGCGAAAGGTCTTGAATATCTATACAGGGACATGCCAAGCCTAATTGCCCCACACGGAAATCTGAAGTCCTCTAATGTTCTATTGAGTGAATCTTTTGAGCCTCTTCTGACAGACTATGGTCTAGTTCCTGTGATAAATCAGGAACTGGCTCAGGACATCATGGTGATATACAAGTCTCcagagtatttgcaacaaggaAGGATCACAAAGAAGACTGATGTATGGTGTCTTGGAATACTGATTCTGGAGATCCTAACTGGGAAATTCCCTGCAAACTTTCTGCAAAAGGGTAAAGGGAGTGAGGTGAGTTTGGCAAGTTGGGTGGATTCAGTGGTGCCAGAAGAGTGGACCAATGCTGTGTTTGATCAAGAAATGGGGGCAACAAAGAACAGTGAAGGAGAGATGGGGAAGCTTTTGAAGATTGCTTTGAATTGTTGTGAAGCGGATGTGGATAAGAGGTGGGATTTAAAGGAAGCTGTAGTAAAAATTCTTGAGGTGAAGCCAAGGGATGATGATCaagaaaatttgttaatttcttATGATAGTGATGCAGAATTGATTTCTTCAACTTGA
- the LOC114176695 gene encoding biotin carboxylase 1, chloroplastic — translation MEVTLSACKSVTSPSLPIAGLSARKGGIKSSQCSFVAGTNRVSFPRQVSQVSHVRKQRQTRRCGALHATCSGEKILIANRGEIAVRVIRTAREMGIPCVAVYSIIDKDALHVKLADEAVCIGEAPSNQSYLLIPNVLSAAISHKCTMLHPGYGFLAENAVFVEMCWEHGINFIGPKPDSIRVMGDKSTARDTMKKAGVPTVPGSEGLLQSTEEAIRLAKEIGYPVMIKATAGGGGRGMRLAKEPDEFVKLLQQAKSEAAAAFGNDGVYLEKYIQNPRHIEFQVLADKYGNVVHFGERDCSIQRRNQKLLEEAPSPALTPELRKAMGDAAVAAAASIGYIGVGTVEFLLDERGSFYFMEMNTRIQVEHPVTEMISSTDLIEEQIRVAMGEKLRVKQEDIVLRGHSIECRINAEDAFKGFRPGPGRITAYLPSGGPFVRMDSHVYPDYVVPPSYDSLLGKLIVWAPNREKAIERMKRALDDTVITGVPTTIDYHKLILDIEDFRNGKVDTAFIPKHEEELAMPPQKMVLS, via the exons ATGGAAGTCACACTCTCCGCGTGCAAGTCCGTTACCTCGCCTTCTCTTCCCATCGCA GGTTTATCTGCGAGGAAGGGAGGGATTAAGAGTTCGCAATGCAGTTTCGTCGCAGGAACGAACAGAGTGAGTTTTCCTAGACAAGTAAGTCAGGTTAGTCACGTTCGCAAACAGCGCCAAACGCGTCGCTGTGGTGCTCTCCACGCGACTTGTAGCGGTGAGAAGATCCTGATTGCGAACAGAGGCGAGATTGCTGTTCGAGTGATTCGAACCGCTCGTGAAATGGGGATTCCTTGCGTGGCTGTGTACTCCATCATTGATAAGGACGCGCTTCATGTCAAATTGGCTGATGAAGCTGTTTGCATTGGCGAAGCGCCGAGTAACCAATC GTACTTGCTGATTCCGAATGTTCTGTCTGCTGCTATTAGCCACAAGTGCACGATGTTGCATCCTGGCTATGGTTTTCTTGCGGAGAATGCTGTGTTTGTTGAAATGTGCTGGGAACATGGAATCAACTTTATTGGGCCTAAA CCTGATAGTATTCGGGTTATGGGTGACAAATCAACTGCCAGAGATACAATGAAGAAAGCAGGTGTTCCCACTGTTCCAGGAAGTGAGGGTCTTTTACAG AGCACAGAAGAAGCTATCAGGCTGGCAAAGGAGATTGGTTACCCTGTGATGATCAAG GCAACGGCTGGTGGTGGAGGACGTGGCATGCGTCTTGCTAAAGAACCTGATGAATTTGTGAAGTTGTTGCAG CAAGCTAAGAGTGAAGCCGCTGCTGCATTTGGCAATGATGGGGTTTATTTGGAGAAGTACATTCAAAACCCAAGGCACATTGAGTTCCAG GTTCTTGCAGATAAATATGGTAATGTTGTTCACTTTGGAGAACGTGATTGCAGCATCCAG AGGCGTAATCAGAAACTGTTGGAAGAAGCACCGTCTCCTGCCCTGACCCCTGAGTTGCGAAAGGCAATGGGAGATGCAGCAGTTGCAGCGGCTGCATCTATTGGTTACATAGGTGTTGGGACAGTGGAGTTCCTTTTGGATGAGAGGGGTTCCTTTTACTTCATGGAGATGAACACTCGTATCCAG GTTGAGCATCCCGTGACAGAGATGATTTCCTCAACAGATTTGATAGAAGAGCAAATTCGTGTTGCTATGGGAGAAAAACTTAGAGTAAAACAG gAGGATATTGTGCTCAGAGGACATTCTATTGAATGTCGTATCAATGCTGAAGATGCTTTTAAGGGTTTTAGACCAGGGCCAG GTAGAATTACAGCATACTTGCCATCTGGAGGTCCATTTGTCAGAATGGATAGCCATGTTTATCCTGATTATGTTGTTCCTCCAAGCTATGACTCTCTTCTTGGAAAG CTGATTGTATGGGCTCCAAATAGAGAAAAAGCCATTGAACGCATGAAAAGGGCTCTTGATGACACAGTCATCACAG GAGTTCCTACCACAATTGATTATCATAAACTTATCCTTGACATTGAG GATTTCAGAAACGGCAAAGTTGATACCGCATTTATTCCAAAACATGAGGAAGAGTTGGCAATG CCGCCCCAGAAGATGGTACTGAGCTAA